A portion of the Osmia lignaria lignaria isolate PbOS001 chromosome 15, iyOsmLign1, whole genome shotgun sequence genome contains these proteins:
- the LOC117600385 gene encoding protein DENND6A has translation MSVASCSKVKIMDIVNSKEEMIYEKWECFHNWVHCICIVTFDLELGQAIEAIYPPHIKLSEQERSNVCYLAFPDSNSGCMGDTQYHVRIRQNGTMVQETAALKEYGRRSPPFLQCDKDYYWGYVYFRQVKDKSLPRGYFQKSIVIITKLPFVNLFGELCALIAPEFFELGNTVMEVIVREINQWPPPIPGQVVHLPLIGVLFQTYIPNQNYKATAPTIAAMDHAPNFHATRRLILTSVYEGDMFRSLASVVNYVHLLWELVLLSEPIVVMAGSPTGCSEMVQALIALIAPLKYCADHRPYFTIHDSEFKEYTTDAPSPPAVILGVTNPFFAKTLQHWPHIIRISNGTNNENQRYKIKKSENLKVLDSKPGVYTQYKPFLQKDKAILKKLFRGIQTKRPGEVQTALLKRHLIELTESFMIPLERYIASLMPLQKDISPFKATPIPELFNPDDFLATLSSAGPQLTTGIKGDWVGLYRRFFRSPNFSGWFHSRYTELSQKLQVIQLEALSQADLKTWVQGKEEVELVDMILRIRQKLEKTYIDEVPIGNSVREKLQERIDDITHTLPDDLKDILNRES, from the exons atgtcagTTGCTTCCTGTTCAAAAGTTAAAATAATGGATATTGTAAATAGCAAAGAAGAGATGATATACGAAAAATGGGAATGTTTTCATAATTGGGTACATTGTATATGCATTGTTACTTTTGATCTTGAATTAGGTCAAGCTATAGAG GCTATATATCCACCTCATATCAAGTTATCCGAACAAGAGAGATCTAATGTCTGTTATCTTGCTTTTCCTGATTCGAACTCTGGCTGTATGGGGGATACTCAATATCATGTAAGAATAAGGCAGAATGGAACTATGGTGCAAGAGACTGCAGCTTTAAAAGAATATGGTAGAAGATCACCTCCATTCTTGCAGTGTGATAAAGATTATTATTGGGGTTACGTCTATTTTCGTCAAGTAAAAGACAAATCCCTTCCAAGAGGATATTTCCAAAAG agtATTGTTATTATAACAAAACTGCCATTTGTGAATCTCTTTGGCGAGTTGTGTGCTTTAATTGCCCCTGAGTTTTTTGAATTGGGTAACACAGTTATGGAAGTTATAGTAAGGGAAATTAATCAATGGCCTCCTCCAATACCTGGCCAAGTAGTGCATTTACCACTTATAGGAGTTTTATTTCAG ACATACATCCCAAATCAAAACTATAAAGCAACCGCACCCACGATTGCTGCCATGGATCATGCGCCAAATTTTCATGCAACGCGAAGACTAATTTTAACATCCGTTTACGAAGGAGATATGTTTAGAAGTTTAGCTAGTGTTgtaaattatgtacatttattatgGGAGTTAGTATTACTTAGCGAACCGATAGTTGTTATGGCTGGTTCACCTACTGGCTGCTCTGAAATGGTCCAAGCACTCATCGC aCTAATAGCGCCGTTAAAATATTGCGCCGATCATCGGCCTTATTTTACAATTCATGATTCTGAATTTAAAGAATACACTACAGACGCTCCATCGCCTCCCGCTGTAATATTAGGTGTAACCAATCCGTTTTTCGCTAAAACTCTCCAGCATTGGCCTCACATTATAAGAATAAGCAATGGAACTAATAATG AAAATCAAAGgtacaaaataaagaaatcCGAGAATCTCAAGGTGCTAGATTCAAAGCCAGGAGTTTATACGCAATATAAACCTTTCCTTCAGAAAGATAAAGCTATATTGAAAAAGTTATTTAGAGGTATACAGACGAAAAGACCAGGGGAAGTGCAGACAGCTCTTTTAAAACGTCATTTAATAGAACTTACTGAAAGTTTTATGATACCTCTTGAAAGATATATTGCCAGTCTTATGCCACTACAAAAAGACATATCACCATTCAAA GCTACGCCCATACCTGAATTATTTAATCCAGACGATTTTTTAGCTACTCTAAGTAGCGCCGGACCGCAACTGACTACCGGCATAAAAGGAGATTGGGTTGGATTGTACAGACGATTTTTTCGATCCCCTAATTTTTCCGGATGGTTTCATAGTAGATATACTGAGCTATCACAGAAGCTACAAGTTATACAACTCGAAGCATTGTCGCAAGCG GATTTAAAAACTTGGGTGCAAGGAAAGGAAGAGGTAGAATTAGTAGATATGATTCTTCGAATTCGACAAAAATTAGAAAAGACTTATATCGATGAAGTACCTATAGGCAATTCTGTACGAGAAAAACTGCAAGAAAGAATAGACGATATTACTCATACGTTGCCGGACGATTTGAAAGATATTTTGAATCGCGAATCTTGA
- the LOC117600393 gene encoding low molecular weight phosphotyrosine protein phosphatase translates to MAQKKKVLMICLGNICRSPIAEAVFIDQINKLDLNDSWQVESAALIGYHTGKNPDHRAMSTLREKGITNYSHKARPISESDFIRFDWIFGMDKSNIQELNDMKPSNCTAKIELLGNYDPEGEVIIRDPYYDSNSAGFHKAYEQCVRSIKAFLEQHKDKGL, encoded by the exons ATGGCACAAAAGAAAAAAGTGCTTATGATTTGTCTAG GAAATATTTGTCGTTCGCCCATAGCTGAAGCTGTATTTATtgatcaaataaataaattagacttAAACGATTCATGGCAAGTAGAAAGTGCAGCTCTAATAGGATACCATACAGGTAAAAATCCAGATCATAGAGCTATGTCTACATTAAGAGAAAAGGGTATCACTAATTATTCTCATAAAGCAAGACCA ATCAGTGAAAGTGATTTTATCAGATTTGATTGGATATTTGGAATGGATAAGAGTAATATTCAGGAACTTAATGATATGAAACCCAGTAATTGTACTGCTAAAATTGAACTTCTTGGAAATTATGATCCAGAAGGAGAAGTCATAATAAGAGATCCTTACTAT gATAGCAACAGTGCTGGATTCCATAAGGCATATGAACAATGTGTAAGAAGTATAAAAGCGTTTTTAGAACAGCATAAAG ATAAAGGATTGTGA
- the LOC117600392 gene encoding low molecular weight phosphotyrosine protein phosphatase: MSQKKRVLMVCLGNSCRSPIAEALFDDFIKKLNLLDFWEVDSAALLQYHVGNDPEPRAVSVLKNRGITQYSHKAKQITKEDFYKFDWILAMDSGIAYDLCQMQPEDSQAKIELLGKYDPNGELNIRDPLFDDDSAGFEKAFEQATRSIKSFLKQRTSITRD, from the exons ATGTCTCAAAAAAAAAGAGTATTAATGGTATGTTTAG GAAATAGCTGTCGTTCTCCTATAGCAGAAGCATTATttgatgattttataaaaaaactaAATCTTCTCGATTTTTGGGAAGTGGATAGTGCTGCTCTTTTACAATATCATGTAGGTAATGATCCAGAACCTAGAGCTGTGTCTGTACTTAAAAATAGAGGTATTACACAATATTCTCACAAAGCAAAACAG ATTACAAAAGAagacttttataaatttgattGGATACTGGCAATGGATAGTGGAATTGCTTATGATCTATGTCAGATGCAACCAGAAGACAGTCAAGCTAAAATTGAACTCCTGGGAAAGTACGATCCGAATGGAGAATTAAATATACGAGACCcgttattt GATGATGATAGTGCCGGCTTTGAAAAAGCATTTGAACAAGCTACAAGAAGCATAAAATCATTTCTAAAACAACGTACAAGCATTACCCGTGATTAA
- the DhpD gene encoding guanine deaminase isoform X1, translated as MCSELLIKLDTMSTLSEEKIFIGPFIHTNEQGQLIIVDDGVIYVKDGKVNKIVINPLNKLKNTQCDNVTVLSKNQFLIPGFIDCHIHAAQLPNIGIGYDKELLEWLETYTFPLEKKYTNEDFARQVFQTVVKQTVMQGTTTACYFASLYTKASVILGQEAGKVGQRALIGKISMNEKSDDGYYENTEESITNINRFIEEINELNDPLIKPVITPRFALSCDMTLMKQLGKLAKEKGLHVQSHVSENLNEIKAVKNKFPECSSYSAVYDAAGLLTDKTVLAHGIYLSDDEIALLKERGTAVIHCPSSNTCLKSGLCNVQHLKSKGIKVGLGSDVAGGQCCSILETMRLALHLSNHFYLTKNNYKALNYTDVFHMATLGGATALAMQNEIGNFEEGKQFDALIVDTGIGLLNDLQDNTLIEKFQKFIYSGDDRNIIEVYINGCKVK; from the exons at GTGcagtgaattattaataaaattggaCACGATGTCAACATTATcggaagaaaaaatatttattggtCCGTTTATTCATACCAACGAACAGGGACAATTGATTATCGTTGATGACGGTGTGATCTATGTTAAGGATGGAAAG GTTAATAAGATAGTAATAAATccattgaataaattaaaaaacacaCAATGTGACAATGTGACTGTCCTTAGcaaaaatcaatttctaatACCAGGATTTATTGACTGCCATATTCATGCTGCTCAACTTCCTAATATTGGAATTGGGTATGATAAAGAGCTTTTAGAATGGCTTGAAACTTATACTTTTCcattagaaaagaaatatacaaaTGAAGATTTTGCTAGACAGGTATTTCAGACAGTTGTG AAGCAAACTGTAATGCAAGGTACAACAACAGCATGTTATTTTGCATCACTTTATACAAAAGCATCTGTAATACTTGGACAAGAAGCTGGAAAAGTAGGACAACGCGCTCTTATTGGAAAAATAAGcatgaatgaaaaatctgatGATGGATATTATGAAAATACTGAAGAATCTATTACAAATATTAACAGATTTATAGaggaaattaatgaattaaat GATCCTCTTATTAAACCAGTCATAACACCAAGGTTTGCATTAAGTTGTGACATGACATTGATGAAACAGTTAGGAAAACTGGCAAAAGAAAAAGGTCTTCATGTACAG agCCACGTATCTGAAaacttaaatgaaataaaagcagTAAAAAACAAGTTTCCTGAATGTTCTTCATATTCAGCTGTTTATGATGCAGCTGGACTTCTAACTGATaag ACAGTATTAGCTCATGGAATATACCTCTCAGATGATGAAATAGCATTGTTAAAAGAACGCGGTACAGCAGTTATTCATTGTCCCTCATCCAATACTTGTTTGAAAAGTGGCCTTTGTAATGTTCAACATTTAAAAAGTAAAGGAATAAAAGTTGGTCTTGGCAGTG atgTTGCAGGAGGACAATGTTGTAGTATTTTAGAAACAATGAGGTTAGCCTTGCACTTATCAAACCATTTTTACCTTACTAAGAACAACTATAAGGCACTTAATTATACAGATGTATTTCATATGGCCACATTAGGAGGTGCAACTG CTCTTGCAATGCAAAATGAGATAGGCAATTTTGAGGAAGGTAAACAATTCGATGCTTTAATTGTAGATACTGGTATTGGACTTTTAAATGATTTACAAGACAATACcttaatagaaaaatttcaaaaatttatatattccgGAGATGATCGTAATATAATCGAAGTTTATATAAATGGatgtaaagttaaataa
- the DhpD gene encoding guanine deaminase isoform X2 has product MSTLSEEKIFIGPFIHTNEQGQLIIVDDGVIYVKDGKVNKIVINPLNKLKNTQCDNVTVLSKNQFLIPGFIDCHIHAAQLPNIGIGYDKELLEWLETYTFPLEKKYTNEDFARQVFQTVVKQTVMQGTTTACYFASLYTKASVILGQEAGKVGQRALIGKISMNEKSDDGYYENTEESITNINRFIEEINELNDPLIKPVITPRFALSCDMTLMKQLGKLAKEKGLHVQSHVSENLNEIKAVKNKFPECSSYSAVYDAAGLLTDKTVLAHGIYLSDDEIALLKERGTAVIHCPSSNTCLKSGLCNVQHLKSKGIKVGLGSDVAGGQCCSILETMRLALHLSNHFYLTKNNYKALNYTDVFHMATLGGATALAMQNEIGNFEEGKQFDALIVDTGIGLLNDLQDNTLIEKFQKFIYSGDDRNIIEVYINGCKVK; this is encoded by the exons ATGTCAACATTATcggaagaaaaaatatttattggtCCGTTTATTCATACCAACGAACAGGGACAATTGATTATCGTTGATGACGGTGTGATCTATGTTAAGGATGGAAAG GTTAATAAGATAGTAATAAATccattgaataaattaaaaaacacaCAATGTGACAATGTGACTGTCCTTAGcaaaaatcaatttctaatACCAGGATTTATTGACTGCCATATTCATGCTGCTCAACTTCCTAATATTGGAATTGGGTATGATAAAGAGCTTTTAGAATGGCTTGAAACTTATACTTTTCcattagaaaagaaatatacaaaTGAAGATTTTGCTAGACAGGTATTTCAGACAGTTGTG AAGCAAACTGTAATGCAAGGTACAACAACAGCATGTTATTTTGCATCACTTTATACAAAAGCATCTGTAATACTTGGACAAGAAGCTGGAAAAGTAGGACAACGCGCTCTTATTGGAAAAATAAGcatgaatgaaaaatctgatGATGGATATTATGAAAATACTGAAGAATCTATTACAAATATTAACAGATTTATAGaggaaattaatgaattaaat GATCCTCTTATTAAACCAGTCATAACACCAAGGTTTGCATTAAGTTGTGACATGACATTGATGAAACAGTTAGGAAAACTGGCAAAAGAAAAAGGTCTTCATGTACAG agCCACGTATCTGAAaacttaaatgaaataaaagcagTAAAAAACAAGTTTCCTGAATGTTCTTCATATTCAGCTGTTTATGATGCAGCTGGACTTCTAACTGATaag ACAGTATTAGCTCATGGAATATACCTCTCAGATGATGAAATAGCATTGTTAAAAGAACGCGGTACAGCAGTTATTCATTGTCCCTCATCCAATACTTGTTTGAAAAGTGGCCTTTGTAATGTTCAACATTTAAAAAGTAAAGGAATAAAAGTTGGTCTTGGCAGTG atgTTGCAGGAGGACAATGTTGTAGTATTTTAGAAACAATGAGGTTAGCCTTGCACTTATCAAACCATTTTTACCTTACTAAGAACAACTATAAGGCACTTAATTATACAGATGTATTTCATATGGCCACATTAGGAGGTGCAACTG CTCTTGCAATGCAAAATGAGATAGGCAATTTTGAGGAAGGTAAACAATTCGATGCTTTAATTGTAGATACTGGTATTGGACTTTTAAATGATTTACAAGACAATACcttaatagaaaaatttcaaaaatttatatattccgGAGATGATCGTAATATAATCGAAGTTTATATAAATGGatgtaaagttaaataa
- the LOC117600394 gene encoding uncharacterized protein LOC117600394, giving the protein MSSKKEQKPNESKKSDKMIDPHREYLDMDTDEEDFGRQESLEDEEEISLEPEKPVFNEEDLTTLVNNVKSLTIHSSVRDAVWNESSDEIIRDYFENPSHVVLSTFYEDNKLHAALNIPTNAPKGFTYFLRSSWHVYTPENFFNTVSFGTINGNFKSCILKFMENIYAPTVLHSDEYLSFLRNDLLLNLHEFIIHLSEAIYKPMGLTILYVPKERLEIFSKLSNEINYFFLGENQTTTISDEDERKRKLVGRLEKIVWYWIRQMHNVTRTLLITKAIKNIQDKVNDCNSKHSNLNQLRDQLLNPEVRFIIELLNDLRSPMASKFEELTKHVDAKLKETSSNLMYLNILNNFCKDLNIPEDAENSVTEALLLILFIWTESSFYSSGKRIEILCQAFSSQIIQQCKEYLELNVAFESDPEMGIQNLEKCISCCDNYKIIYSNLITNVVPCINLTKQWSINDNKVFDQIDAFKQRCNDVIEICRALIVFGRCNKVGTIGSVKGRDHETYWREIENLFHESLEEIIAVRDIIFDVTKSIWLQKIENFRYIILQLENMVINLINDVFKDVKNVEEGVETIFAFQKFKKRESLKELLQNKWIQVWKIFNNEIEYCYTTAINESKEEAVMNVKLLCIFQYLKRQYSIMINSLNWVGEYGAEKCILQRCEYVLDVIDERRKMFNIYNET; this is encoded by the exons atgagtagcaaaaaagaacaaaaaccaAACGAATCCAAAAAGTCAGATAAAATGATAGATCCTCATCGAGAATATTTAGATATGGATACCGATGAAGAAGATTTTGGACGGCAAG AGTCACTCGAAGACGAAGAAGAGATTTCCTTAGAGCCCGAAAAACCAGTATTCAATGAAGAGGATCTGACTACTTTA GTGAATAATGTAAAAAGTTTAACGATACACTCCTCTGTACGTGATGCAGTGTGGAATGAAAGTTCTGATGAAATAATACGAGATTACTTCGAGAATCCATCGCACGTGGTGCTAAGCACATTTTACGAAGATAACAAATTACATGCAGCTTTAAATATTCCGACAAACGCTCCTAAAggatttacatattttttaagATCATCGTGGCACGTATATACACCagagaatttttttaataccGTCTCGTTCGGTACtattaatggaaattttaaaagtTGTATTTTAAAGTTTATGGAAAATATTTATGCACCAACTGTGCTTCACAGCGACGAGTATTTATCAT TTCTAAGAAACGATCTGCTTCTAAATTTGCACGAATTTATTATACATCTAAGCGAGGCAATTTACAAACCGATGGGTTTGACTATTTTATACGTGCCAAAGGAACGTcttgaaatattttcgaaattatCTAACGAGATTAATTACTTCTTCCTGGGTGAAAATCAAACGACAACAATTTCGGACGAAGACGAAAGAAAACGAAAGTTAGTTGGAAGATTAGAGAAGATAGTTTGGTATTGGATTAGGCAAATGCATAATGTAACACGTACATTATTAATAACtaaagcaattaaaaatatacaagaTAAAGTTAATGATTGCAATTCAAAAC ATTCGAACTTGAACCAACTGCGGGACCAACTTCTTAATCCGGAAGTACGATTCATCATCGAATTACTGAACGATTTGCGTTCTCCTATGGCAAGCAAATTCGAGGAATTAACTAAGCACGTAGatgcaaaattaaaagaaacctcGTCAAATTTAATGTATCTAAACAtcttaaataatttttgcaaagatCTGAATATTCCAGAGGACGCTGAAAATTCTGTAACAGAAGCCTTACTCTTAATACTATTCATTTGGACAGAATCGTCATTCTATTCAAGCGG GAAGAGGATAGAAATTCTTTGTCAAGCATTCAGTTCCCAGATAATACAACAATGTAAAGAATATTTAGAGCTGAATGTTGCTTTTGAAAGTGATCCAGAAATGGGCATACAAAACCTAGAAAAGTGTATATCTTGCTgcgataattataaaataatttacagtAAT TTAATTACAAATGTTGTCCCTTGTATCAATCTTACTAAACAATGGAGTATAAATGATAATAAGGTTTTCGATCAAATTGATGCTTTTAAGCAAAGATGTAACGACGTCATCGAAATTTGTCGAGCGTTAATTGTATTTGGAAG atGCAATAAAGTAGGAACGATCGGAAGCGTCAAAGGAAGAGATCACGAAACATATTggagagaaattgaaaatttatttcacgaAAGTTTAGAGGAAATTATAGCGGTTCGGGATATTATATTTGACGTTACAAAATCTATATGGCTTCAAAAGATTGAAAACTTTCGATATATAATTCTGCAATTAGAAAATATGGTAATAAATCTAATCAACGATGTATTTAAAGATGTTAAGAACGTGGAAGAAGGTGTCGAGACGATTTTTGCTttccaaaaatttaaaaaaagagaaagtttGAAAGAACTTCTACAAAATAAATGGATACag GtatggaaaatttttaataacgaaATCGAGTATTGTTATACCACTGCGATTAATGAATCAAAGGAAGAAGCTGTTATGAACGTAAAATTGTTATGCATATTCCAATATTTAAAACGTCAATATTCTATAATGATAAATTCATTGAATTGGGTAGGAGAGTACGGCGCTGAAAA GTGTATCTTACAACGATGTGAATATGTATTAGATGTAATTGACGAGAGAAGAAAGATGTTTAACATTTACAATGAAACATAG
- the LOC117600384 gene encoding post-GPI attachment to proteins factor 6, with amino-acid sequence MRSEWRHQIKRSFHFFVMSKKIIMLPICYFARRYLMILQLHVFLILLLFPARECTMPEASQEGLLHSFKSYSDIAMFHYTVPKEVLRATWQFAAFMDRQDCPQRKVHIYLQWGSYPVISVNNDTFPNNMYPKRNHTVVVSAVTTFEPKTTAIVPVYGPEAGDWFVGAYLSHWDEKVQQQGLGHKCHYSIGSVAIWTQTNSIENIPIGYQYTLKTKETTSYYKIYIPSGTWNFRVHIWGCNFTVHTSRGIHETCIKNMALQGRSLPVFNHSEQNEIGNFTMLDSYAFTESSPYEDSYYYLMIISDSIIKINVKVVTSECPIRITEKSFVRQYLDAPSFSKALAQLHMKDLTKHLHHDEIRYNKSYGGVDLMRNEFRVSDEDLDDPCVPRYQLARIKHSQTFSGVYLLQGREWLTSWVMLTDIHPVVTQFNILPLVDIGGTLEISVHLEMDKVATRQLVKVILCIRRGRVPDRFIGNIVCEDPRMLMNLSSFEKHDASLLIPYPQPDTWYIALHASCHFNGKPVSCEMEEILVSLDIRTRQCVFSGNYPCSHHGICQEVHRDILYYTTCKCFEGYRGWGCTDATSANSESSLLITTMMLTLSNGFFIPAIYVAIKRGLYTEGLVYLATMLFSSLYHACDQHVMTYCVAKYEVLQYSDFFSSILAFWVTLVAMAEIPTRFVSLCHMFGVLIIAFGVESNKTSLTSILVPLGMGIMIPMGAYAYRCFKLKKWKKPNRISKLLAGLMLATVGLLLFSLVETEANYQYVHSAWHMIIAISLIFLLPPSRLEQIGSSDASSFSDDSELLDYKDPPSSPIFTVTSGQENLVIASN; translated from the exons CCAGGGAATGTACTATGCCGGAAGCAAGCCAAGAAGGATTATTACATTCATTCAAAAGTTATTCGGATATTGCAATGTTTCATTATACGGTTCCAAAAGAGGTACTTAGAGCTACTTGGCAGTTTGCAGCATTTATGGATAGGCAAGATTGTCCGCAAAGAAAAGTGCatat aTATTTACAATGGGGCAGTTACCCTGTGATATCTGTAAATAATGATACATTTCCTAATAATATGTATCCCAAGCGTAATCATACAGTTGTAGTTTCTGCAGTTACAACATTTGAACCAAAAACTACTGCAATTGTACCAGTTTATGGACCAGAAGCTGGAGATTGGTTTGTTGGGGCATATTTGTCTCATTGGGATGAAAAAGTTCAACAGCAG GGGCTTGGTCATAAATGCCATTATAGTATAGGTTCTGTAGCTATATGGACACAGACCAACAGTATTGAAAATATACCTATTGGTTACCAATAtacattaaaaacaaaagaaactaCTTCCTATTACAA AATATATATTCCATCAGGGACATGGAATTTTCGTGTACATATTTGGGGTTGTAATTTTACTGTGCATACTTCTCGTGGCATCCACGAAACTTGCATTAAAAATATGGCGTTGCAAGGACGCTCTTTACCTGTTTTCAATCATTCTgaacaaaatgaaattggaaATTTTACTATGTTAGATTCATATGCCTTTACAGAATCTTCTCCTTATGAAGatagttattattatttgatgatTATTTCGGAcagcataattaaaataaatgtaaaagttGTCACTTCAG AATGTCCAATTAGAATAACAGAAAAGTCTTTTGTAAGACAGTATTTAGATGCACCTTCATTTTCTAAAGCATTAGCTCAATTGCATATGAAGGATTTAACAAAACATTTACATCATGATGAAATCAGATATAATAAATCATACGGTGGTGTTGATCTTATGAGAAATGAATTTCGTGTATCAGATGAAGATTTAGATGATCCGTGCGTTCCAAGATATCAACTTGCTAGAATTAAGCACTCGCAAACATTTTCTGGTGTCTACTTATTACAG GGTAGAGAATGGTTAACTTCTTGGGTAATGTTAACTGATATACATCCAGTAGTAACacaattcaatattttaccATTGGTAGATATTGGTGGTACACTTGAGATAAGTGTACATTTGGAAATGGATAAG GTTGCAACAAGGCAGTTGGTTAAAGTTATACTCTGCATCCGACGTGGACGCGTTCCAGATAGATTTATAGGTAATATTGTATGCGAAGATCCAAGGATGTTAATGAATTTATCTTCATTTGAGAAACACGATGCAAGTTTGTTAATACCGTATCCACAGCCAGATACTTGGTATATTGCTTTACATGCATCATGTCATTTTAATGG TAAACCTGTAAGCTGTGAAATGGAAGAGATTTTGGTATCATTGGATATACGAACTAGGCAATGCGTGTTTTCCGGAAATTATCCATGCAGTCATCATGGCATTTGTCAAGAAGTCCATAGAGATATTCTTTATTATACAACGTGCAAATGTTTTGAAG GATATAGAGGATGGGGCTGCACTGACGCTACTAGTGCCAATTCAGAGTCTTCTCTTCTTATAACTACAATGATGCTCACTTTAAGTAATGGTTTTTTCATACCTGCTATATATGTAGCTATTAAGCGCGGATTATATACAGAAGGATTAGTCTATTTGGCCACTATGCTTTTTTCGTCTCTATACCATGCTTGTGATCAACATGTTATGACTTATTGTGTTGCTAAATATGAA GTTCTACAATACAGTGACTTTTTTTCAAGTATATTAGCATTTTGGGTAACACTTGTTGCAATGGCTGAAATACCGACTCGGTTTGTATCATTGTGCCATATGTTTGGAGTTCTTATAATAGCTTTTGGAGTGGAATCCAACAAGACAAGCCTAACGAGTATACTGGTACCTCTAGGAATGGGCATTATGATTCCA ATGGGGGCATATGCTTATCGTTGTTTCAAactgaaaaaatggaaaaagccTAATCGAATATCTAAGTTATTAGCAGGTTTGATGTTGGCAACGGTGGGCTTATTGCTCTTTTCTTTAGTTGAAACAGAAGCAAATTATCag TATGTTCACAGTGCATGGCATATGATAATAGCCATTTCattgatatttcttttaccACCGTCGCGTTTGGAACAGATTGGTTCTTCCGATGCCAGCTCCTTCAGTGATGACAGCGAATTACTTGATTACAAAGATCCACCGAGTAGTCCAATTTTTACGGTAACAAGTGGTCAAGAAAATCTAGTTATTGCATCAAATTGA